Part of the Primulina huaijiensis isolate GDHJ02 chromosome 15, ASM1229523v2, whole genome shotgun sequence genome is shown below.
atcagaataagaacatacacccacctacattcccgatcggggtggtggtacgttcttattcacagactttggccctttccatatcgaacatcagtaatagaagcaactccaattctatccacttcgatatgaccaaacgtccgatgtcctaacctatctgtcaaagactatTGCACTTCCGCCATATTCCTATCTTGTCACAATGTGAAATGTGCCAGTaacgattctatcactatcaggcacttctgtcacaagaccaatcatttaatacctgctatctatatatcaatagaacaagcatatcaattcattcattaattgcaaatatcaatgcaataaaataaagtatgtgatttagggaaactcgaatcaaacctcactcgagttgggAGTTGTGCAAttccaactcaacattaatttatacctttatcttccccgtttgacgaagtcgaagtctcgaattcaactctgtccatacccaatctggcaatgacaatattgaacagacacaatatcaatatataactctattcaatacctgttctgatcaatactcaaatcaaaacaccaTCTTATCAATGTCACGATACAgcaatacaatatcaatactgaatctgatcaatatcattctactgatgtttcgacggcataacactacaatctcgataaccccgtcaatatcaacatcacagatatactaccagaactcataatcaatatcggtataattcatattctcaacaataatagatcatactctcaattctgtacaatctctatcataacagttctgaaaatcataacaattacatacacaatctgttcttcgatctgacttcaattatacgatgtctactatgtcaagaacatcatatatgaatcatatccgattctgacaatatcataatttcaagacatatcgaaacgtagtaaaacttacatccagttgtagcctgcgtcgataggcatacagtactgaagtcggattgaaaatcagacgggcggatctttcacAAACATCAAATTTCTAAACTAAAGGGCGTAAGGATTATTTCCTCACTTCTCGGTGCTTCTTTCTTCCAAAATGCTGAAGGAAAATCgatttgtacatatatatacatccgTTTGCATGCAAATGAAACGTGGCTTACTCTTCTTgactttcaggcggcgctcgggcggtaagagagtaccgctcgagcgcggaactttctgtccgagcCTTCCGTTGTTatccattggcgctcgggcggttaaactttaccgctcgggcgcggaatgttctgcccggATGCTTAGCTATGgtccattggcgctcgggcggtaactttctaccgctcgggcgccgcatgTTCTGTCCCAAACCTACTCTTGTGggacactggcgctcgggcggttcttTTCTACCGTTCGGGCGCCAGAAGTTCTGTCCAAAGTCTGGGCTTGTTATACACCAACGCCCGGCTTCtcctttcaaattttattttagctcctgacatctcaattctgtcaattacTCAATATCTAATCACGATGGTAAAACCTCGGGCATTACAGTTAGGTGTTACCTGTTAGAAGAATTTGGAATCCTAATAACataatgtaatttaaaaattgcaccaaaaatataataaagtgGTATTTATTTCCAGTTGTCAATTCTTTCTCATTCAAGTTGGGTAGGGAATTAGCATAGGTTGGGTATATAAAGGGCTTTCGAATTTGACCACACAATGCATATATGTAGGCTACATAGCTACATTAGGTGAAGGCACTCGTTCACCACTACCCAATAACTTAAGAACTCCCAAATGTGCTATTCTACTTGTATTATGGTTATGAAATTTCATCGATTCGACCTCAAATTAAATCCAAAAgaagttttcaaaaattcatatcagaCAGTTTTACCGTAAATTATTTGATACGGATCTTCGACtcgattcataaaaaatattattttgtacaaCAACTATAGATCAAGTTGGCCCGTTTTATAATAGAGATAAGTTAAGTTGAagctcaaattaaattaaaaaacagTGTGTCTGTTGACTCTTCTTTCACCAAATCTATGCCTAATTACATTATTCACTTCAAAGGGCTAGGCTTCAAGATACATGCAGCAacctaaaattatacaaattataaataatacaactaaaaataataataattagcgGCTGAgaattttttccttaaaatttaCAAAACGTCAAGGTCCGTGTTGTCACCATCCAGTCACAGTTTTTTTAAAtgggaaaatatttaaattatttccgAGTTAGTAtattttggatttttgaatCTTTTagctatgaattttttttaaattatttatttattttttactttcaaTTCTGTTTTACAGAAGAGTTGATCTTATGTCAAATTTGCGGTAACACTCCAGTGAAATATGACGGAAAATCAGGGAAACAACCTAACTTACGTAATGAAGAGCAGACCAACTTACAATGTTAAATAATGGGATAATATGTGGTTTTCACTCTTTAAATTATCAGATTAGTGGAGTGAGTGACACTGTACGTAATTAAACACAATATTACCAAATTATGTTCCAACGCTTTTTTTACATTGGATCTGCGTGTAAATGTAAGCTATACATACCTTAAAATGGGAAAGATAAATGGTGTgaattattctaattatttataattaattacctACACGcgactttaaaataattaattatttttcaatttgcTTATGCTAGCACTCAAACGCATATGTaataattggatctttgttaacCATTATGATTAAgaaatcatttaattatttttagaatttacaaaaatatgttcatataataaattttattaaatgaaataaatggtattatatatatatatttgtgtgtgtgtgtgtgagagagagagagagacacacacacatgtCAAATTAGTCCCAACTTGGGTTTCACTAAGTGGTTGGGTTCTATCTATTGGGTTTCTTTAAGACAACGAACAAATCATGTGGTCAGGTGGGCCGtaggtatttgataatttaattggcttcaatcataataattattcaCGAACTTTACTGTTTAacccaataaaaaaaatacaattttggAGGAATTTTCAGACACACACGTTAAAATTGAGATTTAGACTTAACTCAAACTCAAAAAATAGATCAATAGAGAGAATTGTCGAAGTTTATATATGCAATCTCAATATTTACGTTTTGGCCTCCGACAAGCAAAAGCATGTAGGAGTAGGAATTCTCTTTTCACCTCTGAGACTAAAATAACTGGAAATCTCATGCATAAGATCACGTTAGAACAAACAATAGCAGAGGTAGCAGCGGACTAGTATCTCGGGGAGGCCCTTTCAGTATATATAAAATGTATTAGTTAGCAGAGGTAAACTCTATCCAACCAATGTGTGACATCTTAACACACCCCTCACGTTCATGAATGAACAATTGAAGTGTGGAGACATTAACGGAAGACTCAACTATGTGCAGTTCAACACATAATGGTGCATCtgagttttaatattatgttaagATTGTGACTTGTACCTAACTCAATCccaaaaaataactaaaaagaGGAGTCCATAAATACAAGTATCAGGAACTTTATTCAACCAATACGAGACATTTTAACACATATCCAATTGATTGAGATAGACGTTTCAATtaccatgatttttttttttggggtatTACATGATTATCACCCATCGACAACATTATAAATTAGTTTAAACATAAAGTTATCCGGATTTTTCAACTACTTTATCAAGTTTGgattttgaaaaagttttttggAGCGTAAAGCgaaaatgaatttttacatATGTATACCATAATTCAAAGTATAGTTTTCGATGTTTTAGAAAGAAAAGAGTAGTAATATCAAAGTCGTGGCTAGCAGAACTCATAGATTCATGTAGCCTTTGGAGTGGAtcttatgtgagaccgtctcacggatcttaatatgtgagacacaataaaaagtaatactcttagcataaaaagtaatactttttcatggataacacaaataagagatccgtctcacaaatacgacccataaaaccgtctcatacaagtttttggcTAACCTTTGAAATGTGGGATCTGGCAAGAGGGAAGTAACAACCCGAATGGATAATGTCATAATTATAGGTCTCATGGTCCCATTTTTCGATCTAATAAAAAGATTGGGACCCGCGTGGCTTTTTGTTTCCATCATTGCACCTCTAATAGGGGACATTTGTAGAAAATAGTCTCCAAAATAATGTTGTACCATTTCAAAGTTTTTCAAAGTTtagtatcatttttttaatattaaataatttgtattagataattataaaaatatataaaatcagttataaataaaaaaatattaacataaaaatacaatgtatacatcaatttatttaaatgaatataaattaatattaataaagtgACGGTAAATATTGTAAATGTTTGGTTGGTGAgatatttgattgtgaaatattaaatatttgagaaaTGAGATATTTGATTGATCTGGATAAGTGAACCCAAAATATTCATGCACAGTAACTCGTGTGTGATATTTAAAACATCTTCCTATTTATATTGCGAATATTTTAGATAAACTTCTTAAAGAATTAGAAGACCTCGGGTGTATTAGCACTGTATCAAAGATGTAGTCATCGATTATCCGGAGATTTCACAATTGCGGCAAACAAACATATTAATGACTAGACATACATTTGTTATGCTACTAATACTTGTATTTGATCTCTTATTCTGCTCAAGTCTCGCTAAAGAAGAGTTACGGGACTTGAAACAAAAGAACGCGCAGAGAAAAATGTCTCCACCACTGTGATTTCCTCAATATAAtgagcaattttcgaaatttttatgGGCCAAATAGATGGAGTAGTAGTTATTTCTcagtatgattttttttttttatcgaggTTGACAAAATAAACAATAGATGAAAAAATGGTATTTTAAACGTATGTATTTTTATAATagaattagaaattttttttttgacagcatAATAGGATTAGAAATTAATCTCTTTAGGAAGATattatcaattaaaatatatagaaaTTAAAAAAGATAATGTATATAAGGTCACTGAGAACTTTGTTGCGTCGGTTCCAAGAATTGAATGCACTGATTTATTTCTTCGCCAACACATCTAGTTGGTGGACGTGGCCCCGTCGTCAAATTTAATCTaattctttttatattatatttattacttggtatattatttattaaagcaTGTCACGTGCGACTTCCAATAATTCACGTGCGTGGGACACATTTACCCATCAACCAACAAGTCAAACTCATTGCACTAATTTTCCTGCATTTCCCACACAAAAAtccattaaataatttttttttaaaaaaaacgataCTGAAATCTAAATCTATAAGTTTAGTATTTACAGTAATAATATAGTTTCAagacattaatatttttttaaagttgatttttataaaatttgaacataaaactaataaaataagatatttttatgtGTTACAGAGCATTCAGTACTCTACTGAAAATATTTGACACAGTCGGAAAGAAAACGAAGATGTTCCTACTCTTATCAATGTTCACTTCTCTAATGCTCATCTCCCGGGCTTCAACCCAAGCTCAGCCGCCGCCGTCTCCTCCGGCGGCAGCACCCCCAGCTCCATCGGTGGCTCTACCCAACTCGACCCAAGAATATCTTGAAGCCCACAACCAAGCGAGGGCCGAAGTAGGTGTCGGCCCCCTCGTGTGGAGCGAGCCACTAGCCAAATCCGCCAGCCTTACGGTGAGGCTCCAGAGAGATAAACAGAACTGCACCTTCGCTAACTTGAGCAACAGCAAGTACGGCGGCAACCAGCTGTGGGCCGGTGGCTTCACCGTCACGCCGCGCATCGCGGTGGAGACGTGGCTGGCGGAGAAGAAGTTCTACTCTTACGCTAACAATTCTTGCGCGCCGGAACACCGCTGTGGGGTTTACACACAGGTGGTGTGGAAGAACTCGCAGGAACTGGGGTGTGCTGAGGCTGTTTGTTCCAAAGAGCGTTCTAGTTTAACCATTTGTTTCTATAATCCCCCTGGAAATGTAATAGGAGAGAAACCGTACTAGAATTAAGTACTATGAATGTTATGGAGCAAACGATGTTTTTTGGAGTTGTTAAATCATCACTTTTGCTATATATTTTGTCTCTGATTTTGGTTCTTAATGGTTTCCATCTCtgattttcttgtttagagCTCGATTTCTTGAAGACATTAGCTTTATTGCATGCGCTTTTGAGAAGTTAGATTTTTCTTAAATAGTTGTATACCTGAAACTGAGATTGGATCTATATACAGTACAAAACCAGACCATTCAACTGAAGCGTGTAACAAGAATAAAGAATGAACCCGGGCCAATTTTCACTTCACCAGCTCTTTCAATATTAGATACCTGAAAGAAAAATTATGTGGAACCCATTCGATGTTTTTACGCGAAGATTGAACAGGTTTGGATCTTCTCTTAATGGTTTTCATTAGAGACTCAGGTAAAGATTGTTGGATCATCTGTACTATGTCACCAGTACAGAGACCTGACTCCTTGGCGAAGTACTCCACTATCTTCGGCAGGACGATCCTTTTTTCCTTCCGAATACCAAATGTAGCTCGAATGTACTCTTCTTTTGCAGCTTCCAGTTGATGATATACTCTGTTTGGCGTGTATGTACGAACCTAATAGCATACAAATACAAGACTGTTGGATCAAGAAATGTTGAACATGATAAGGTTTAAGAATAAGGGCGTGAATGATTGATTACTGCTGGATCAGAGTGGCTCCCGGTTGAGAGAGCAAAGTGCAGAAGTGGCTCGGATCCTGCAATAGCATATGCTTGCCGTGCGtcgcttgatttaaattttgttcTTGATGAAAATAATAACCTAAGCCACTGAATGAAGAGCACATTTCATCAGCATAAACGAATGTTCTACATTTAACTCATATAGAAAGAATGACGTAAACATGTGTCAAGATTAAATCCAGGTAATGTACCTGTCCAGGATGCGACATTCGGCATCCCAGGATAGAATTCTGCATAACATCTGCACTCACTATTTGACCTCCAACATCGTAGGCAGCCTATGTAAGAAATACAACTGTGAGATCAATTTATTCCAGCCGAGCCCTTTATGGGAGATGTAAATGATTGATTTCTTGTTTTATTACCTTCATCAGTAGAAACATCCGCTTCATATTGTTTTCCGGGATGCCATATGCCAGAAACGCctgtcaaaataaaaataccaTATCCATAACTTGTAATGTTTACAAGATTTGTCATGTTGTAACAATATTACTGGGTCAAGTTTATACATGCATCACCAAAGCATTGTGTATATTGATCCAGAATGCCAGCTTCTCCTCATGGGTCAACTTTCCGGGATCTATCTCTTCCAATCGAGAAATAAGTGACCTGcgatataaattcaactatcaTATCAGGCTTGATCAAGGTGAAATATGTCTACCGAAAAACCTTTATACAATCCGATATCCTCACCTAAAGTCCCGTAATAAGTATTCGATATAGTTCAATTTCTCTCGTCTTCTGTATATACAATTTACTTCAACCATTGTGCTGTAAGGTCCACTAAAATCTTTCAGCCCTTCCGTATGAAACGGGTTATCCAGCCGAACATCAAAGGAAAATTCGTTTCTAAATCCATGACTCCACAAGTCAGGCTGAAATTTTGGAGAAAATGCACCCACAGATGAAAAAGATGAAGTGGGCGACGAGTAGCTGTGGTGCACCAATGGAGGATCAGCAAGCTTGTAATATATGTTGCACATGCACCTGACCATTTCTTCCGAAAGCTTGTTCGGTGTCTCTGGTAAATGATCCGAAATACGGGTTCCAAGATGCTCCGCCAAACTAATTACATTCGAAGATGTATTCTGAGAATACTGTAGAAAGTTCAAAACATTGCAAGTCATTAGAAAAATTTATAATGATCAGAATCCTATACCGTAAGTACTAATTTTCATGAAccaagcctaaaataaaatatgaataccTCCATCATGGACAATGGCTGAGAATAACATGTATTAAGAGAAGTTTTGCTCGACGGTGCTGTACGTTGAGAGAGTGAAGAGTGGGAGCGTTGAACTAACGACTCAACAAGATTATCTTCATCGATTTCCTTAGATAATGAATGAGTATTAATTTCAGGTGCAAATTTATCTTTTGCTGACGAAGTATCAGTTCCTGAAAAATCTAGTCGCCTCCTTCTCGAGGCCGGTTGCTGTGATTTTACTCCAAATTTCTCGGATGGGGTTAAGGAAGTTAATTGAGGATCAAATGCATTTCGATACAGTGACAAAAGATGATGCTCTAAGTGCTCGACTTCTAGCTCCAATACTGCAATTTCTTTAATGAGCTCCGCAGCTGGCTAGAATTCGGTAGCAAATCTTTCTTTGTTACACTTCAAATACTGATGATTTTAAAACTTGCAAGCGTGAAATCGATAAATACTATACCTGAGGAATAGCGGTTTCATTTACGTAGTGGGACGAAGCCTTGTAACCAAGTGCCTTTTCCATGGCACAGCGAACAGATACTTGATCCTGCAATCTTTTTTCGAGCTGCTGTATCtgcattgaaaataaaaatttacaaattctCGAAGGATTTAACAGAAGTACAAACTAATCAGCAagcaaaaaatgttttttttgcaTACCTCTCGACTCAAAGAATCTTGGATTTCAGATTTACATAAATTATTTGTATTGCTGCTGAAAGAGCCATTTAAGTGTCCTGTATCCTGGAATCCAGTAATAAAAGTTTGTGTAATTTTTAAACGCGTTCGATTGCAACTAAATACATACCTTTGAGATAACTGCGAGTTATATCTACTAATTAATTGATAACAAATGATTATGTAGGACCTGGAAAGTACTTTTGCCAGAAAAGGAATAAAAAAAAGTGGAAGAATATACATGATTTCGCTATTTTTGGGAGAACCTGAATCCAGAAAGAATTGAGAAAGGACTGATAATCTGAATTGGAAAAGTTTATTGAAATATGTTTACTATAAGCGTAACTTACCAGCTTCTGTTGATGAGGTTGCTCCAAGGTATCTTCCTCAGGTTCTCTGCTGTGTGGGAAGCTGCCATTACAGTACAGTGACAGGAAACAGAGTTTTAACTCAACATATAAATATCACACTGCAAAAACTGAATGCGGAAATAAGAACATAACCCGAAAAGCCTCAAAACATAGACAAGGGAATCAAGATTTTACATAGCTCCCACCGACTCGATTATCCACTCGAAAAAATTGACAAATTCTTAGAAGATCTCCAAAAACAACAGATAAAACTAAACGAAGACCAAATATATGGCTCACAAAGCTAAGCTTAACACAAACCCATTATATAAAACCGCGTAGTACAGTAAAATAACCGAGTAAAAAGGTACCTCTTGGAACGCCTGTGTCTAACAAGCGCAGGCAACTTGCTGCTGCGAAACCCTTCGAAACCCATTAAAACGAGAAGCTAAACGAAAAAGGAAGAAGTGGCAAATGAACTCACAAGCTCTATTGGAAAGAAAATGATTGCAAGGAATTGAACTCACAAGctatatttgaaagaaaatgattAGCAAGGAAAGACTTTTAGGGTAGAAAATGGTCACGAAAAAACGCAGCTTGGAGTCAAAGCCCGCAATTGTCTTGTTCTACATTTGTCCATGTTTCAGCACTAAACCAGGCAATGACTTCCTAAATGCAAAGTCTGAACACCACAGAGGGTCATGTGCGCAAACAAAAATGGCTGAGAAAAGGAAGCCCTTTTGACCATTAGACGCCTTCTTTgttaaagaaaagcagctctCATTACCATTTTCTGTACTCTTTTTCTGTGAAAACTAGGCTTTTTTTGCAATGGAGGGACTTTCCGTTTGGCGTAGAGAGAAGGAATCAGATTTTGTTTGCTTTTGTCGAAGAAATTTCACTGGCGGTAGTACTGCTCAGAAAGTTGACTATTTTGGAGCAAGAATAACAGAAAGGTTGGATAACAAGCTTTATTATATTaatctttatttatatatgtacaaataaagtaaaattGAGATTTTTGTGGAGAATTGAGATTTCTGTGGAGATAAAAGAAGAAagataatatatacatataatatcgacaaatatataaatatggtCTAAATTTTCTTGCGCTATCAATCAATCactttaataataaaaacttataCTTGTTTAGGTGAGTTGTGACGTCTTTAGTgcaacaaatataaaatttctgATATGCCATCACTCACTTCTCTTTAACAAAAAtttgtcatatttttaaaatccgTATTATATGTTTTTCTGTCATTTTGGAATTTTTATTTGATGTATGTACAATTGATTAGATTTTTCAATTAATACTTAATTATTCGAtcctaaattaaaaacaaaagcaagtctatttaaatataatatacacGAAAGCAAGCCTACTCAAAAGAAGTTAGAAATTATGAGGTCAACAAAAAGCGAAAAGGTGTATGTAAAAGTATTGGAAATTCGAGGGCTTAACTGGCTGAGGAATcagattatttttttcttaataaacaaaaaaaactttttatagAAATGCACCATAGAACATACGAGTCAAGACTAAAGATGTATGTTTTTTCTAAAttctaataataaaattttcatttactaAAATAACGACTGAATTCTTTAGATATCTCAATGCAAATGCatccatatttaaaaaaaaaaattgaatatttatcGAGGGATGGAACTCATCCCATTTACAATTAGTTTAATGAATTAATGATATATACTAGAGGGAATTAACTTAATtgatataaaaaagaaaaataaacaaagCGTGTTACCTCAAAAGCGAAGAAAGTTAATTGGCTCTAAAAAGGGAACATTGGATACTTTGAAAGGAAACGAAATTTTGTGGGTTTCCCTTTGTCTAAATCTTTACttgaaatttaagaaaaatgtgAGATACCCACGTTGTCTTTTGGTACAAAAGTGAGTCTAGTTTGTCAAAGAATCAGTGAATAATTAATGTGTACGTGGGTTGATCTTTTCCAATatccatacaaaagaaaaggaTGATTGCGGTGTTAGGTTCTTAGGTACTAGGCCTCccctattttatttatttaatttttttttatagttctCCTAGAGCAATTTGTATAcgttaaaaaaaaatggttttatttttatacactCAACACTTTCTTGGCCAAATATATCTTATAAGACTTGTATATTACAATTTACACAATGATATGATTTGCGGGATACAATATTAAACTCGAGGGTTTACTAAGTGTGTGTTTAATAGGTAGTGGTTGTGTATTCTCAgtaaaaaagagaagaaatgaGTTTTATTTCGAGATCTGGATTTCAAATTTTGTGAATAAAAATTAAGCCGTAGAAAAACTTTTTTGTAATGGGTCAAGCTCGATCGACTTAAATCTGGATTAGTCAATGCAGTTTATCCATATATGGCCCATATACGTACTTGGTCTGCTCCTCAGCCTGATTTTGTGAAGATTAATGTGGATGCAACTATCTCACATGGAGCACGTCACTCGGGGGTTGGGGTTGGGATCCGACGTAGTCAAGGTGTGGTATtgtttttattgtatatttatcatCCAACAACGTTGTTTTGGAATATATTCACAGTACTGATCGACTTTTGAAATTTATAGCACtcaaaaaacacatttttatctCAAGCACTTCAAAAAGACATACTTTGATTtaacatatgtatatatacaagGCATGGCTTCAAAGCTCTAAACCCATTTGAAATAAGCCGGAATGGTCTGAAGAATATGACACTTCCCGGCTCCCGCTGCCCTCAAATCAAATGATTACCGAGTTGAACTAGCAACTGCTGCTACACATCGCCCATCGGCAAAGTTAATGTATCCATCAATACTTTTGTCCCCAATCCTTCGTCGGACATAAAGATGCACACTCCTACATTTGAAATACTAGAAAAATGCATGTGCGTTGCACGTGAGAACCAACTGCTGAAAATATATGTACGAAATTTTgatcatatttaaattaattaaacatggCTAATAGCATTTATCAATTGAAACAAATAAagtcacaaaaaataaaaaaatcatgactATAGACGTTATATATATGAATCGGAGAAGTTATCTTATCTACTTGACACACTTTTCAATATGCTTCTTGGTTGATTTTGACAACTCAACACCTCTTTGTCGTATTTTGTTATAATATGCATATAACCATTTTGGTATACTCAACAAGTATCTGATCGTTTTTAACATCTATTATATTATTCACAATCCTCATCAGTGATCTGACATGCTCGTAGTTTGCTTCCTTAT
Proteins encoded:
- the LOC140958813 gene encoding STS14 protein, producing MFTSLMLISRASTQAQPPPSPPAAAPPAPSVALPNSTQEYLEAHNQARAEVGVGPLVWSEPLAKSASLTVRLQRDKQNCTFANLSNSKYGGNQLWAGGFTVTPRIAVETWLAEKKFYSYANNSCAPEHRCGVYTQVVWKNSQELGCAEAVCSKERSSLTICFYNPPGNVIGEKPY
- the LOC140959683 gene encoding uncharacterized protein isoform X1, with amino-acid sequence MGFEGFRSSKLPALVRHRRSKSFPHSREPEEDTLEQPHQQKLDTGHLNGSFSSNTNNLCKSEIQDSLSREIQQLEKRLQDQVSVRCAMEKALGYKASSHYVNETAIPQPAAELIKEIAVLELEVEHLEHHLLSLYRNAFDPQLTSLTPSEKFGVKSQQPASRRRRLDFSGTDTSSAKDKFAPEINTHSLSKEIDEDNLVESLVQRSHSSLSQRTAPSSKTSLNTCYSQPLSMMEYSQNTSSNVISLAEHLGTRISDHLPETPNKLSEEMVRCMCNIYYKLADPPLVHHSYSSPTSSFSSVGAFSPKFQPDLWSHGFRNEFSFDVRLDNPFHTEGLKDFSGPYSTMVEVNCIYRRREKLNYIEYLLRDFRSLISRLEEIDPGKLTHEEKLAFWINIHNALVMHAFLAYGIPENNMKRMFLLMKAAYDVGGQIVSADVMQNSILGCRMSHPGQWLRLLFSSRTKFKSSDARQAYAIAGSEPLLHFALSTGSHSDPAVRTYTPNRVYHQLEAAKEEYIRATFGIRKEKRIVLPKIVEYFAKESGLCTGDIVQMIQQSLPESLMKTIKRRSKPVQSSRKNIEWVPHNFSFRYLILKELVK
- the LOC140959683 gene encoding uncharacterized protein isoform X2, yielding MGFEGFRSSKLPALVRHRRSKSFPHSREPEEDTLEQPHQQKLDTGHLNGSFSSNTNNLCKSEIQDSLSREIQQLEKRLQDQVSVRCAMEKALGYKASSHYVNETAIPQPAAELIKEIAVLELEVEHLEHHLLSLYRNAFDPQLTSLTPSEKFGVKSQQPASRRRRLDFSGTDTSSAKDKFAPEINTHSLSKEIDEDNLVESLVQRSHSSLSQRTAPSSKTSLNTCYSQPLSMMENTSSNVISLAEHLGTRISDHLPETPNKLSEEMVRCMCNIYYKLADPPLVHHSYSSPTSSFSSVGAFSPKFQPDLWSHGFRNEFSFDVRLDNPFHTEGLKDFSGPYSTMVEVNCIYRRREKLNYIEYLLRDFRSLISRLEEIDPGKLTHEEKLAFWINIHNALVMHAFLAYGIPENNMKRMFLLMKAAYDVGGQIVSADVMQNSILGCRMSHPGQWLRLLFSSRTKFKSSDARQAYAIAGSEPLLHFALSTGSHSDPAVRTYTPNRVYHQLEAAKEEYIRATFGIRKEKRIVLPKIVEYFAKESGLCTGDIVQMIQQSLPESLMKTIKRRSKPVQSSRKNIEWVPHNFSFRYLILKELVK